The following coding sequences lie in one Phalacrocorax aristotelis chromosome 4, bGulAri2.1, whole genome shotgun sequence genomic window:
- the MTHFD2L gene encoding bifunctional methylenetetrahydrofolate dehydrogenase/cyclohydrolase 2, mitochondrial isoform X4, with product MAFGMLIYILLKAMGALSEESAVTVSSLSTGLWNNWTKNNTEVDYTEQPKLLKLMQTCLEEHHSYCINGLCAFHSELRKPICKCLAGYNGERCEHLTLNSYAHNSYERYIAVGIGVGILTSGILAIIYCYVRKRCRKLKSPYKVCMGETAL from the exons ATGGCGTTTGGAATGCTAATCTATATTTTGCTGAAAG CAATGGGGGCACTGAGTGAAGAGTCAGCTGTTACTGTTTCATCCCTCAGCACAGGCTTATGGAATAATTGGacaaaaaacaacactgaag tCGACTACACAGAGCAACCAAAGCTCTTGAAGCTTATGCAGACCTGTCTTGAAGAACACCACAGCTATTGTATCAATGGGCTCTGTGCTTTCCACAGCGAACTGAGGAAACCCATATGCAA GTGCCTTGCAGGTTATAATGGAGAGAGGTGTGAACATTTAACACTAAATTCATATGCACATAATTCTTACGAACGCTACATTGCTGTGGGAATTGGTGTAGGAATACTGACAAGTGGGATACTCGCTATCATCTACTGCTACGTAAGAAAGAG ATGCAGGAAATTGAAATCACCTTACAAAGTCTGCATGGGCGAGACGGCGTTGTGA